The DNA segment CAGGTTGATTTGATTATCATTGATGTAAGTTAAAAAGCGATTCAGGTTCTCATCGTTGCCCttccaaataaaaaacacatcatcgatgtatctccgccataggaccaaatctGCGCCAAATTCATGGGCAGACCAGATGGTATCAATCTCCCAAGTGTCCATGAACAGGTTAGCATAACTTGGcgcaaatttggtacccatggcggttccgCATTTCTGCAAAAAATTGGTTCCATCAAAGTtaaaaagattatgttttaaaataaagtttatACTCTCTAAAATGAAATTCTTTTGTTCGATATGTACATTGACGTCTCTGCTTAATGTTCTTTCAATGGATTTGATTCCGTGTTTAATAGACGTATACAACGAAGTGACATCGCAAGTGCACATTTTGTAACCCTGTTTCCAATCAACTTGTTCTAATATATTGAGTATTTGGGTAGTATCTCTGAGATAGGACCTCATTTTCACCACGTATGGCTGTAAAAAATGTCTATATATTCAGACAGTCGAGACGTGAGGGAacctatcccagagataatgggtcaTCCTGGCGTTGCTGTTACGTTCTTATGAATTTTGGGCAGGAAATAAAATATAGGCATGACAGGGAATTTGACATTAAGGTATTCGTATTCCCTTTCATTCAAtacccctgtcactctgcccttaTCTAGAAGAGATACAAATTCTGTGCAAAAATCTTTATGTGGGTTTGTTTTTAGGCGTGAATAAGTAGTGTTGTCAGATAATATTCTTTCTGCTTCGCCCTCGTAGTACTcagtgtccataatgactacccccccACCTTTATCCGCATGTTTGAATGTCATTGCTttgtctttttctaagttctgtaGGGCAATTTTCTCATTAAGGGTTAAATTGTTTTTGGTTACGTTAGATTTGGTGGAGGTTAATCTTTCAAAATCATCTTGGATTTTTTGGTGGAATACTTCTATGTTGTGGCCTTTAGCCCAACTGGGGTAAAATTTTGATCTGGATTTGAGGTTTGAATGTTTGAAAACATATATaacagggagcgccccagttccacactgtactgtatatatgtgcctATTCAGCCCCACTTATTCTACTTATTACTTATAATAACGTGTTTTAATAATCCAATATTCCTAGTCAATAAATGAGGGGCCATTAATATGCTTACTTGTTTGGTCTACAATAGGTTCTGTCCCTGAACCAGTCCTGTTACACCTGACACATACTTTGACCACAGGAGAGGGCGCTGTAAGGGGCTCTTAGGTCCTGTTACTGCTTTGGTAACAATACCTAAATTCTCTGCTCCGATGACTCATGTAGAGACAGACGGGGATATTATACGCTCACGGGTATATAGTCTGGTATAGAATTTATTACGTACGTTCCTCTCAATGCTCGTCTTATGtgttactgggtccccatgtactgcaggaacatgctgaGGTGTATAACTCACAGCTGACTTAAAAGGATACCtaacccctgaagtgcaacacctGTCACATGTCACCAAACGCCTCATGTGAGCACAGATAGGTAACATGCTGCATATTCTTATATCTACTCTTATTCCTCATATTGTATACTGCAGCCAGGAACTTACAGGGTTAATAGTCTGGGTAACAAACTCCCGCCCCTGTGTGCTGAGAAGGGGAACGCCCCACTGGttatatgagagagaggagaatgtaaGTTTTGTTTCCTGTTGCTGCTTCCAAGCATGGCGTCTGCTGGTCTGAGAGAGGAGCTAACCTGCCCCATCTGCCTGAGCACTTATACCCAGCCTGTAATGCTGAGATGTGGGCATAACTTCTGCCAGGGCTGTATTGGGAgtgtgtgggattcccaggagggATCTGGGCTTTATACCTGTCCTGAATGCAGAGCAGAGTTTCAGGAGCGTCCtgcactgcagaggaacctgaAGCTGTGTAACATAGCGGAGCGTTTCCTTTCTACTCAGCCGGAGCAGGAGGAGGCTGTGATCTTCTGCACTTACTGTGTTACCTCCTCTGTACCCGCTGCTAAAACATGTCTGCATTGTGACGCCTCCCTGTGTGATATTCACCTAGAGAGACACAGCAAGTCAGAGGAACACGTCTTATCTGAGCCAACCACCTCCTTAAAGACCAGGAAATGCCCCGTCCACAAGAAGCTCTTGGAGTGTTACTGCACTGAGGATGctgcctgtatctgtgtgtcctgCTGGGTGTTTGGGGAGCACAGGGGACACCAGGTGGAGTCGCTGAATGAGGCCTctgagaagaagaaggagaaacTGAGACATGTTCTGGAGAAACTGACCTCAGTGAGAGAGGAGACTGAGAAAAGAGCCCAGAGTCTGCAGGAACGCAGGAGAGAAGCGCAGGAAAAAGCAGCTGGGGTAACAGCCCGAGTCACTGCCCTGATTAGGGACATCAGGGCACAGCTGGAAGTCCTAGAGAAGCGAGTCCTGAGTGAGATCACCAGGTGGGAAGAGCAGGTTTCTCTCCGAGTCTCTGATCTAATCCAGCAGCTGGAAATAAAGAAGGACGAGCTGTCCAGGAAGATGCTTCACATTGAGGAGCTGAGCAACATCACTGATCCATTAACTGTCTTACAGGGACGGGAATCAGACAATGCTGACTTCTGTGATGCTGAGGAGGGAGGTaatgaggacagagagagagggggtaataaGGTCCCTGCTGTAGGGGATTTGTATGAGGTTCTGATCCCACTGACCTTACAGAGATTAGCTGATATTGTGACTGATCTAAAAGCAAAGAGCGGGTTCTGTGTGCAGGGGGATTCAGGCATATTACTGGATGTAAATACAGCTGCTAATAATGTATCTGTATCAGGTGACCTGAAAACTGCATCCTGGTCAGTAACAGACCAGTTACGCCCGGATACACCAGAGAGATTTGTGCATCATCAGGTTTTAAGCAGCAGGAGTTTTTCCTCAGGACAACATTACTGGGAGGTGGAGATCAGTGactcagggggcaggggggtagGGATTTCCTATCCCAGTATAGTAAGGAAAGGAGGTCAGTCCCTCATAGGAGAGAATAAGAAGTCCTGGTGTTTGCGCATGCAGGGTAATTATCATGCAGTGATACATGACACAATACGTACACAGATATACCCCGAGTTTCCCGTGCAGAGATTAGGAATATACCTGGACTATGAGGCCGGGCGGCTGTCCTTTTATCAGCTGTGTGACCcgatcagacacttacacaccgtCACTGCCACCTTCACTGAGCCTCTTCATGCTGCGTTCTGTGTATGGGGTAATGGCTGGGTCAGAATCAGGAGCTAGGA comes from the Ascaphus truei isolate aAscTru1 unplaced genomic scaffold, aAscTru1.hap1 HAP1_SCAFFOLD_505, whole genome shotgun sequence genome and includes:
- the LOC142484998 gene encoding LOW QUALITY PROTEIN: E3 ubiquitin/ISG15 ligase TRIM25-like (The sequence of the model RefSeq protein was modified relative to this genomic sequence to represent the inferred CDS: inserted 1 base in 1 codon), with amino-acid sequence MASAGLREELTCPICLSTYTQPVMLRCGHNFCQGCIGSVWDSQEGSGLYTCPECRAEFQERPALQRNLKLCNIAERFLSTQPEQEEAVIFCTYCVTSSVPAAKTCLHCDASLCDIHLERHSKSEEHVLSEPTTSLKTRKCPVHKKLLECYCTEDAACICVSCWVFGEHRGHQVESLNEASEKKKEKLRHVLEKLTSVREETEKRAQSLQERRREAQEKAAGVTARVTALIRDIRAQLEVLEKRVLSEITRWEEQVSLRVSDLIQQLEIKKDELSRKMLHIEELSNITDPLTVLQGRESDNADFCDAEEGGNEDRERGGNKVPAVGDLYEVLIPLTLQRLADIVTDLKAKSGFCVQGDSGILLDVNTAANNVSVSGDLKTASWSVTDQLRPDTPERFVHHQVLSSRSFSSGQHYWEVEISDSGGRGVGISYPSIVRKGGQSLIGENKKSWCLRMQGNYHAVIHDTIRTQIYPEFPVQRLGIYLDYEAGRLSFYQLCDPXQTLTHRHCHLH